A region of Nostoc sp. 'Peltigera membranacea cyanobiont' N6 DNA encodes the following proteins:
- a CDS encoding transposase family protein: MSNILNYIEENPKQTQRLIGLEYEQLQQLILNAERLYHEKQASLESKKVRIIAGGGGRKPKLPIPEQIILTLVYLRHLTTFQLLGIQFEVSESTANDTFNYWLPNLRELLPSSLLEQIKKNASDYEVVKEILTEYELIVDSYEQVRERPGDNNEQKKYFSGKKSNHTFKTQMIILPDASDIVDVVAGEPGPKSDITVFREYRSEFDAKQRFKGDKAYIGEDLITTPIKKPRNRELTTEQKEQNKIFSSKRIFVEHRIRTVKIFRVVQERFRLNPHKYEQVILTICGLVRLRIRALILPLEISSISSG, encoded by the coding sequence ATGAGCAATATACTGAATTACATTGAAGAGAATCCTAAACAAACACAAAGGTTAATAGGACTGGAATATGAACAGTTACAACAATTAATCCTAAATGCGGAACGTTTATATCATGAAAAACAAGCTTCACTAGAATCTAAGAAAGTTAGAATTATTGCTGGTGGAGGAGGTCGCAAACCAAAATTACCTATTCCCGAACAAATCATTTTAACTTTGGTGTATCTCCGGCATCTAACAACCTTCCAACTCCTAGGTATTCAGTTTGAAGTAAGCGAGTCTACCGCCAATGATACATTTAACTATTGGTTGCCTAACTTGCGAGAATTACTGCCATCCAGTTTGCTTGAACAAATTAAAAAAAACGCTTCTGACTATGAAGTAGTAAAAGAAATACTCACAGAATATGAATTAATAGTAGATAGCTATGAACAAGTCAGAGAAAGACCTGGAGACAATAATGAGCAAAAGAAATATTTTTCAGGCAAGAAGAGTAATCATACATTTAAAACTCAAATGATTATTTTACCTGATGCTAGCGATATCGTTGATGTTGTGGCAGGTGAACCTGGGCCAAAAAGCGATATAACAGTGTTTAGAGAATATCGGTCAGAGTTTGATGCCAAACAAAGATTTAAAGGAGATAAGGCATATATTGGAGAAGATTTAATTACAACTCCAATTAAGAAACCAAGAAATCGAGAACTAACAACTGAACAGAAAGAACAAAATAAAATATTTTCATCTAAACGGATCTTTGTTGAACATCGAATTCGAACAGTCAAAATATTTCGAGTTGTTCAAGAAAGATTTAGGTTAAATCCCCACAAATATGAGCAAGTAATTTTGACGATTTGTGGACTAGTAAGGTTACGAATTCGAGCGCTAATATTACCATTAGAAATATCGTCTATATCATCAGGTTGA